A section of the Neofelis nebulosa isolate mNeoNeb1 chromosome 12, mNeoNeb1.pri, whole genome shotgun sequence genome encodes:
- the TRIM32 gene encoding E3 ubiquitin-protein ligase TRIM32 has translation MPSCSVLGCVSRPLRGSAMAAAAAASHLNLDALREVLECPICMESFTEEQLRPKLLHCGHTICRQCLEKLLASSINGVRCPFCSKITRITSLTQLTDNLTVLKIIDTAGLSEAVGLLMCRSCGRRLPRQFCRSCGLVLCEPCREADHQPPGHCTLPVKEAAEERRHDFGEKLARLRELMGELQRRKVALEGVSKDLQARYKAVLQEYGHEERRVQEELARSRKFFTGSLAEVEKSNSQVVEEQSYLLNIAEVQAVSRCDYFLAKIKQADVALLEETADEEEPELTASLPRELTLQDVELLKVGHVGPLQIGQAVKKPRTVNMEDSWAMEAAASAASTSVTFREMDVSPEEVVASPRASPAKQRGSEPAANIQQCLFLKKMGAKGSTPGMFNLPVSLYVTGQGEVLVADRGNYRIQVFTRKGFLKEIRRSPSGIDSFVLSFLGADLPNLTPLSVAMNCQGLIGVTDSYDNSLKVYTLDGHCVACHRSQLSKPWGITALPSGQFVVTDVEGGKLWCFTVDRGAGVVKYSCLCSAVRPKFVTCDAEGTVYFTQGLGLNLENRQNEHHLEGGFSIGSVGPDGQLGRQISHFFSENEDFRCIAGMCVDARGDLIVADSSRKEILHFPKGGGYSVLIREGLTCPVGIALTPKGQLLVLDCWDHCIKIYSYHLRRYSTP, from the coding sequence ATGCCAAGCTGTTCGGTCCTGGGCTGTGTTAGCAGGCCCCTCAGAGGAAGTGCGATGGCCGCAGCAGCGGCTGCGTCTCACCTGAACCTGGATGCCCTCCGGGAAGTGCTGGAATGCCCCATCTGCATGGAGTCCTTCACAGAGGAGCAGCTGCGGCCCAAGCTCCTGCACTGTGGCCACACCATCTGCCGCCAGTGCCTGGAGAAGCTCCTGGCCAGTAGCATCAACGGTGTGCGCTGTCCCTTCTGCAGCAAGATTACCCGCATCACCAGCCTCACCCAGTTGACGGACAACCTGACCGTGCTGAAGATCATTGACACGGCGGGGCTCAGTGAGGCCGTGGGGCTGCTCATGTGCCGGTCCTGTGGGCGGCGGCTGCCCCGGCAGTTCTGCAGGAGCTGCGGCCTGGTGCTGTGTGAGCCCTGCCGGGAGGCTGACCACCAGCCCCCTGGCCACTGTACGCTCCCCGTCAAAGAGGCGGCCGAGGAGCGGCGCCACGACTTCGGAGAGAAGCTGGCCCGTCTGCGGGAGCTCATGGGGGAGCTGCAGCGGCGGAAGGTAGCCTTGGAAGGGGTCTCCAAGGACCTCCAGGCCAGGTATAAAGCAGTGCTCCAGGAGTACGGGCACGAGGAGCGCAGGGTCCAGGAAGAGCTGGCCCGCTCTCGGAAGTTCTTCACGGGCTCTCTGGCCGAGGTGGAGAAGTCCAACAGTCaggtggtggaggagcagagtTACCTGCTTAACATTGCTGAGGTGCAGGCCGTGTCTCGCTGTGACTACTTCCTGGCCAAGATCAAGCAGGCGGACGTCGCGCTCCTGGAGGAGACCGCGGACGAGGAGGAGCCGGAGCTCACGGCCAGCCTGCCCCGTGAGCTTACCCTACAGGACGTGGAGCTGCTTAAGGTCGGCCACGTCGGCCCCCTCCAAATCGGGCAGGCTGTTAAGAAGCCCCGGACCGTCAACATGGAAGACTCCTGGGCCATGGAGGCGGCAGCCTCTGCCGCCTCCACCTCTGTTACGTTCAGAGAGATGGACGTGAGCCCCGAGGAAGTGGTTGCCAGCCCGAGGGCCTCGCCTGCGAAGCAGCGGGGCTCCGAGCCAGCCGCCAACATCCAGCAGTGCCTCTTCCTCAAGAAGATGGGGGCCAAAGGCAGCACGCCAGGCATGTTCAACCTCCCAGTGAGTCTCTACGTGACCGGTCAGGGCGAGGTGCTGGTTGCCGACCGAGGCAACTACCGAATCCAAGTGTTCACTCGCAAAGGCTTTTTGAAGGAGATCCGCCGCAGCCCCAGTGGCATTGACAGCTTTGTGCTGAGCTTCCTTGGGGCTGATCTGCCCAACCTCACACCTCTCTCAGTGGCCATGAACTGCCAGGGGCTGATTGGTGTGACTGACAGCTATGACAACTCCCTCAAGGTATACACCTTGGATGGCCACTGCGTGGCCTGTCACCGGAGCCAGCTGAGCAAACCCTGGGGCATCACAGCCCTTCCATCTGGCCAGTTCGTGGTAACTGATGTGGAAGGTGGAAAGCTCTGGTGCTTCACTGTTGACCGGGGGGCAGGGGTGGTCAAATACAGCTGCCTCTGTAGTGCCGTGCGGCCCAAGTTTGTCACCTGCGACGCTGAGGGCACCGTCTACTTCACGCAGGGCTTGGGCCTCAATCTGGAGAATCGGCAGAACGAGCACCACCTGGAGGGCGGCTTCTCCATTGGCTCTGTGGGCCCCGATGGGCAGCTGGGTCGCCAGATTAGCCACTTTTTCTCAGAGAATGAGGATTTCCGCTGCATTGCCGGCATGTGTGTGGATGCTCGTGGCGATCTCATTGTGGCCGATAGCAGTCGAAAGGAAATTCTCCACTTTCCCAAGGGCGGGGGCTATAGTGTGCTCATTCGAGAGGGGCTCACGTGTCCAGTGGGCATCGCCCTCACTCCTAAAGGGCAGCTGTTGGTCTTGGACTGTTGGGATCACTGCATCAAGATCTATAGCTACCATCTGAGAAGATACTCCACCCCTTAG